The Candidatus Effluviviaceae Genus V sp. genomic interval AGCGTCGTCTTCCCCGAACCGGACGGTCCGATGACGCCGAACACCTCCCCGGCCGGTACGTCGAGATCCACGTCATGGAGCACGGTCGTCTCGACCGACGCGCCGTTCCTCGAGGAACGACGAACGACCACCAGGTTTCGCGTCTGGATCTTGGATGTCTTCACGGTTCTTTCCCTGCTGCCTTCGCTGGCATTCTGAAACAGGTCGTGCGACGTCCTTCCTTCTTTATCTTCTACTTCTCTTCTATATCAATCAACAGCAGTAGTAGTAGGGGCTGTGGAATTGTGTGTAAGTCGTCCACACGCGGCGTCGCGATCGCGAGGACCGGCCGTGGTCCCGGGATGAACGTTGCGCCGTCGCCGAACGGGTCGTCGGGGACAACGCGCACAGAAGACGCGCCGTCACCCACAGTCATCCTCAAGCCGCTCATCGAGCGGCGGTTTGTCCACGGTCACCCAGCGGCGCTCCACGGGATGTTCAGAGTGCGTCGGGGACAGCGCTTCGGCCCCGGCGAAACGACGACGGCCCCGCTCGGGGCGGGGCCGTTCGTCACGAGAGCTCTCCCAGGAAGGTAGGACGCTAGAGCGCGTGGAGCACGCGGCGGAGGTTCTCCACGTCGCGACGCGTCGTGCCGCCTTCCTCCACCTCGTCGGCGATCTTCCGGTGCGCATGAAGCACCGTCGTGTGATCTCGCCCGCCGAAGTGTTCGCCGATCTGAGCGAGGGAGAGATGAGTCAGTTCGCGCGCGAGGTACATCGCCACCTGCCGGGCGTGCGCGATCTGACTCGCGCGCCCGCGTGCCTTCATCTTCTCGACGGGCACGCCGTACGACTCGGCGACAGCCTGCTGGATGCGGGCCACGGACACGGGACCGCGCGGCTTTCCGAGGAACTCGGAGAGCACTTCCTTGGCGAGGTCGACCGTGATCTCGCTTCCGGTCAGACTGGAGAAGGCGAGGAGCCGGACGAGCGATCCCTCCAGCTCGCGGATATTAGACGTCACACTG includes:
- a CDS encoding ATP-binding cassette domain-containing protein translates to MVVVRRSSRNGASVETTVLHDVDLDVPAGEVFGVIGPSGSGKTTL